The Winogradskyella schleiferi genome has a window encoding:
- a CDS encoding Crp/Fnr family transcriptional regulator, with translation MQQIKAYLDQIATISEADWDFFTSKLQRRVIKKKTVFLKLNSIENHISFIESGMVRLFIPKENPEKEITFGFSFENEFISAYDSFLTQKPSAYQLQALSETTLLSITYKDLQLVYNNTQIGNLIGRLTAERLFLLKSKREQNLLNLTAEERYKKLFKERPELLKDIPLKYVSSYIGVTAQALSRIRKRV, from the coding sequence GTGCAACAAATAAAAGCATACTTAGATCAAATAGCAACAATATCGGAAGCGGATTGGGATTTTTTTACGTCCAAACTTCAGCGTCGCGTGATTAAAAAGAAAACCGTTTTTTTAAAACTCAATAGCATTGAAAACCACATCTCATTTATAGAATCTGGTATGGTTAGATTATTTATTCCCAAAGAAAACCCTGAGAAAGAAATCACTTTTGGATTTAGTTTTGAAAATGAATTTATAAGTGCTTATGACTCTTTTCTAACTCAAAAACCTTCAGCTTACCAATTGCAAGCACTTTCCGAAACAACGCTTTTAAGCATCACTTATAAGGATTTGCAATTGGTATATAACAACACTCAAATTGGCAATCTCATTGGCAGATTAACAGCAGAACGTCTTTTCTTATTAAAATCTAAACGAGAACAAAACTTGTTGAACCTTACAGCAGAGGAACGTTACAAGAAATTATTCAAAGAGCGTCCAGAACTTTTAAAAGACATTCCTTTGAAATATGTCAGTTCCTATATTGG